In the genome of Sphingopyxis sp. YF1, the window TTCGACGCTCACAACGTCCAGTTTCAATTCGCGCCGATCTTCCGCAACTCGCAGGGTCGACCGAGCGCGATGGAGCGTACTAACGAAACGTTTGAGTGTCTGAAAAATCCGAATATCGAGTTCATCAAGCCTCGCCTCGAATTGCTGGCCGTCGACATCTGCAACTTGGGTGAGCAAGTCGGTGACGGAGCGCACTGCCTTCTGAGCAGCAGATTCAAACATGCCCAATTGAGCGCCATTGTCTTCTTGAAGAATGAAACCGAATGAGCCGTGGACAAGGCCGGTCACGTTCATACGCGCTTGCTGGTGAATTTGGTCGGGCAACCGGCCTCGCTCAGCTAGCTGCCCTCCCTCTACAGCAACATGCTTTGCGACCAACTCTTGATAATCTTGCAATGCTCGCCCAGCAAAGTCCGCCTCAATCGCTGACGAACCACGGACAGGTTCACCATCAAATACGAGTGCGACTTGAGCCACGTGCAGCTCCTGCCCCTCGGCCTCTGCCAACTCCGCTTCCAAGATAGCAAGCCGCTTCTGCAAAGACCGGGAACCCAAAGGATCCCGCCCGCCCGAATGCTCCAGCATGCTGCGAAGTGTGGCAATCTCGCTTCGGAGAGCGTTGCGATGGATCTTTGTTACCATCCCGCCGCCTCTATCTCTTCCAAAGCCTCAGTCGCAATTTGATCATCGCACTGAATGTCCAGTTGGACCAGCCCCTTCCAGCGGAAGGTATCTCGTTGGTGACTAAACAGGCCAAACCAATAGGCTGTCTGCTCGGAAATCATCCGCTGGGGAATGTCTAGATCGATGAAGTACGAATCGCAGGAATAGGTTACCTTACAATGTGCCTGATCCAGCAGGGTATCCCCGTGCTGATCGAGAAAAGCTAACCAATCTTGTTCCGCAGCATGTGCGACAGGTCTATGGACAACCGAAACGACATCAACGTCGCCCGGTGGTCGACCGTTCACCTGCTCGCAAGCTTCGACGAAGCTTCCGTCAATCCACTGAAACCCTTCAACAAACCCGATCTGACGCAGTCCCTCTCTGTACTCCAAAAAGCCACGCAGGATCGCAGCTCGCTCCGGAGAGGTAGCGAAACGAACAACAAACTCCGACATTGTCGATTGGTACGGCGAACGCGGCGCGAATTGCCCAACAACATCTTCATCCATGAATGGAGGCAAAACACTGCCTAGCCCAAATTCTGGGATCATTTCGACTGCACCCTAGCCCCTCCCCAAATTGCACAGGCTGTCGCTAGACTTTATATAGTCAACAAATTTCACAAAGGTAACTAAAATTACAGCCGATATGGCGCAAAGGAAGCCGCTTCAAACTCCAAAATCTCCCTTTCCTAATTTTCACCCATATGGTTTATTCTTCCAGTTTCACCTTACCAAAAGTAACGACTCGATGGAAAACCTTCCTCCCGATCCCGCCGACATTCCCGCCCCCGCCAGCTATCACTGGACGCCGCGGCTCCAGCGCGAGTTTCTGGAGAGTTTCGCCACCACCGGGTCGGTGAAGATTTCGGCCGCGCGCGTCGGCATGTCGCCCGCCGCCGTCTATCAGCTCAAACAGCGGCCGCAGGGCGCAGCGTTCAAGCTCGGTTGCGCCGCGGCGGTGCTGATCGCGCGCGGGCGGCTGGTCGACGAACTGCTCGACCGCGCGATCTGGGGGCATGACGAGATGACCACCGTGATGCGCGAGGAGGACCGCAGCCTCTACAAACGCCGCCGCATCGACAGCCGCCTCGGCCTCGCGATGCTCGCGCGTCTCGACCGCATGGTCGAGACGCGCGCGCCCGAAAAAGGAGAATGGCCGGGCGAGGCGATGCTGGCGCAGCTCGTCGCCGGCGACTGGCCGGGTTTCCTGTCGCTGTTCGACGCGGCCGAGGCCGCACGCGCCGCCGGGGCCGCGCACGCAACCGCCCGCCCTGGCGAAGACGCGCCCGGCCTCCCCGACGACGGCGCGCCCGACCACGCGCCCGACTGCCCCGGCACCGCGCGCGTCGACGACGCATCCGCGGGCGGGATGGCCGCCGCGCTCGCGCTCTGGCTCGCGGGGTGCGACAACCGGGCGAACCCGCTCGCGACGCTGTGGAAGGACAGCGCGATCGCGAATGAAGTTGCGCAGTTTTCCGCCGTTTCCGACCCGGATCCGCACCCCGGACCGCAGGCCGAGCCGACCCCCGAGGAAGAGGCCGCCGCGATGACCGTCTGGTACGACGAGGAGCAGGGCGAATGGCGCACCAATTTCCCGCCGCCCGACGATTATCTGGGCGACGAAGAGGGGCGCTTCGGCGAGGAGGAGTATGAGCGCACGCTCGACCCCGACGAGGAGGAAGCGTGGGACGCGGCGCACGCGCGCGCCTGCGCGCCGCTGCGCCGCGCGGGCGAGGCCGCGCGCCGCGCCTTCTTCGCGCTCCCCGACCCCGCCAACGACCCCGCGGCGCCCGGTGCCTCCGGCGCGTCCGGTGCGGGGGCGGGCCGCGCAGGGCCGCGCACCGCGACGGGCTGACGGGCTGGCGTCGTCCGTCCCCGCGGTTGGACAGGCGGCGGCGCGGCGATTATGCCGGGGCGATGGACTCCACTGCCCCCAAGCTCGTCATCCGCCATTCGGAAACGCGCGACGCCGCCGCGATCGCGCGCCTCACCGCCAAGGTCTACGGCCGCGCCGAGGCCTATTCGGCGGCGCAGATCCGCGGCCAGATCAACAATTTCCCCGAGGGCCAGTTCCTCGCCGAATATGAAGGGGTGATCGTCGGTTTCTGCGCCACGCTCATCGTGTCCGAAGCGGTCGCGCTCGCCGACCATCGCTGGACCGCGATCAGCGGCGGCGGCTTCGGCACCGCGCACGACGCCGACGGCGACATCCTCTACGGCATGGAGGTGTGCGTCGACCCCGATTACCGGCGGCTGCGCATCGGCCAGCGCTTCTACCGCAAGCGGCAGGAGCTGTGCCAGGCGCTCGAGCTCAAGGGCATCGCCTTTGGCGGGCGCATGCCGGGCTATGCGCGCCGCCGCCGCAAATATCCCGATCCCGAGGCCTATCTGGCCGCGGTGCTCGACAAGCAACTGCGCGATCCGGTGATCAATTTCCAGATCAACCAGGGGTTCCAGGCGCGCGGCGTGCTCCACGACTATCTGCCCACCGACCATGAAAGCGGCGGGCATGCGGTGCTGATGCTGTGGGACAATCCGCTCGCCCCGCCGGCGCGCGACGCCGGGGCGCGGGCGCGCGGCACCGCCCCCGACCGCCTCCCCGCCTCGGTCCGCGTCGCGACGGTGCAGTTCCAGATGCGCGGCATCGACCGCATCGAACAGTTCGAGGAGCAGGTCGAATATTTCGTCGACGTCGCCGCCGATTACGGCAGCGATTTCGTGACCTTCCCCGAACTCTACACGCTCGAACTGCTGTCGATCGAAAAGAACAAGCTGCCCCCCGAACAGGCGATCCAGAAGATCGCCGATTACACCGACCGCTACGTCGCCTTCATGGAAAAGCTCGCGGTCAGCTACAATATCAACATCGTCGGCGGCTCGCACCCGACGCGGGTCGAGGGCGGCGACATCCGCAACATCGCCTATGTCTTCCTCCGCGACGGGTCGGTGCACACGCAGGAGAAGCTCCACCCGACCCCGTCCGAACGCCGCTGGTGGAACATCAAGGGCGGCTATGGCGCCGACGCGATCAACACCGATTGCGGGCCGATCGGGGTGATGATCTGCTACGACAGCGAGTTTCCCGAACTCGCCCGCCACCTCGTCAACCAGGGCGCGATGATGCTCTTCGTCCCCTTCTGCACCGACGAGCGCCGCGGCTATCTCCGCGTCCGCTATTGCTGCCACGCCCGCGCGGTCGAAAATCAATGCTATGTCGTCACCTCGGGGGTCGTCGGCAACCTGCCCAATGTCGAGAATATGGACATCCACTATGCCGAAAGCGCGATCCTGACCCCGTCGGACTTCGCCTTTGCCCGCGACGGCGTCGCCGCCGACACCGCGCCGAACACCGAGACGATCGCGATCGCCGATCTGAGCCTCGCCGACCTGCTCACCAGCCGCCAGAGCGGCGCGGTGCAGAATCTGCGCGACCGGCGCTTCGACCTCTACCGCGTCGACTGGAAGGACGCACAGGGGCCCGGGATCGGGTCGCGCTAGGAAAGGAAAAGCCATGCTGACCGCCGCACTCGCCGCCACGCTCGCACTGGCCCAGCCGCCCGCTCTCAACTTCGATCCGGCGCGCGTCGCCGCGGCGCAGGCCAATTACGAGGCGCTGATGACCGGCCGCAAGCATGTCCGCCAGCTCAGCCGGCAGGAACTCGGCGACGTGCTCGCGGTCGCCGAGGCGCTCGAGCGTGGCCGCCGGACCGGCACCCGTTCCGAACACTGCGCCGCCGACGAGCGCAAGCGCCTCGGCGGCGCGCCGAGCGCGCTCGAGGCGCGGGTGATCGACCTCAAGTGCCGCGAACCGGGCGAACCGCTGAACTGAGCGAGCAAAACTGAGCGAGCAAGGAGCCGCATCATGACCCGTCCCCCCTTCGCGCTGCGCGGTATCGACCATGTCGTGCTGCGCGTCGTCGACCTCGGCGCGATGCAGGCCTTCTACCGCGACGTGCTCGGCTGCACCGACGAACGCGACCAGGCCGAAATCGGCCTGTTCCAGCTGCGCGCCGGCGCATCGCTGATCGACCTCGTCGCCGTCGACGGTCCGCTCGGCGCCGCCGGCGGGGCGCCGCCCGGCGCCGAAGGCCGCAACCTCGACCATTTCGCGCTCGCCATCGACGCCTTCGACGACGCCGCGATCCGCGCCCACCTCGCCGCGCACGGCATCGCGGTCGAACAGGCGGGCCCGCGCTACGGCGCCGAAGGCGAAGGCCCCTCGATCTACATCCGCGATCCCGAGGGCAATGTCGTCGAGATCAAGGGGCCACCCACGGCGTAGGTCCTTCGTCCCGTCCCGGAACGCGCATCGCAGTGCCGCTTGCACCGGCATGCCCCCTCCCAAAAGCGCGCAGCGACACCCCCCTTGCCTCGCTTTCCGTTTACGTTAAGGTTAGTTGCATATCGCAACCAGAGAGACTGATTCCATGGCCCTTCCCCCGATCTTCGACCGCCTGCGCCTGCCCGTCATCGGCTCGCCCCTGTTCATCGTCTCGGGGCCCGAACTCGTCATCGCCCAGTGCAAGGCGGGCGTCGTCGGCAGCTTCCCGGCGCTCAACGCCCGGCCGCAATCGCTGCTCGACGAATGGCTGCACCAGATCACCGAAGAACTTGCGGCGTGGGATCGCGACAATCCCGACCGCCTGTCGGCGCCCTTCGCGGTCAACCAGATCGTCCACAAGTCGAACGACCGGCTCGAAGCCGACATCGCAACCTGCGAGAAGTGGAAGGTGCCGATCACGATCACCTCGCTCGGCGCCCGCGAGGAACTCAACCAGGCGGTGCACGGCTGGGGCGGCATCACCCTCCACGACGTCATCGACGACCGTTTCGCTCGCAAGGCGGTCGAAAAGGGCGCCGACGGCCTGATCCCCGTCGCCGCGGGTGCGGGCGGCCACGCCGGCGTCCAGTCGCCCTTCGCGCTGGTGCAGGAAATCCGCGAATGGTTCGACGGCCCGGTCGCCTTGTCGGGCGCGATCGGCCACGGCCGCTCGATCCTCGCCGCGCAGGCGTGCGGCGCCGACCTCGCCTATATGGGAAGCGCCTTCATCGCGACGGCGGAAGCGAACGCCGATCCGGGTTACAAGAACGGCATCGTCGAGGGCCGCGCCGCCGACATCGTCTATTCGAACCTCTTCACCGGGGTGCACGGCAATTATCTGCGCGGTTCGATCGCCGCGGCGGGCATGGACCCCGACAATCTGCCCGAGGGAGACTTGAAGACGATGAACTTCGGCTCGGGGGGCAACACCAAGGCCAAGGCGTGGAAGGACATCTGGGGCTCGGGCCAGGGAATCAGCCCGGTCCGCTCGGTGCTCCC includes:
- a CDS encoding bifunctional GNAT family N-acetyltransferase/carbon-nitrogen hydrolase family protein, whose translation is MDSTAPKLVIRHSETRDAAAIARLTAKVYGRAEAYSAAQIRGQINNFPEGQFLAEYEGVIVGFCATLIVSEAVALADHRWTAISGGGFGTAHDADGDILYGMEVCVDPDYRRLRIGQRFYRKRQELCQALELKGIAFGGRMPGYARRRRKYPDPEAYLAAVLDKQLRDPVINFQINQGFQARGVLHDYLPTDHESGGHAVLMLWDNPLAPPARDAGARARGTAPDRLPASVRVATVQFQMRGIDRIEQFEEQVEYFVDVAADYGSDFVTFPELYTLELLSIEKNKLPPEQAIQKIADYTDRYVAFMEKLAVSYNINIVGGSHPTRVEGGDIRNIAYVFLRDGSVHTQEKLHPTPSERRWWNIKGGYGADAINTDCGPIGVMICYDSEFPELARHLVNQGAMMLFVPFCTDERRGYLRVRYCCHARAVENQCYVVTSGVVGNLPNVENMDIHYAESAILTPSDFAFARDGVAADTAPNTETIAIADLSLADLLTSRQSGAVQNLRDRRFDLYRVDWKDAQGPGIGSR
- a CDS encoding VOC family protein, with product MTRPPFALRGIDHVVLRVVDLGAMQAFYRDVLGCTDERDQAEIGLFQLRAGASLIDLVAVDGPLGAAGGAPPGAEGRNLDHFALAIDAFDDAAIRAHLAAHGIAVEQAGPRYGAEGEGPSIYIRDPEGNVVEIKGPPTA
- a CDS encoding nitronate monooxygenase family protein yields the protein MALPPIFDRLRLPVIGSPLFIVSGPELVIAQCKAGVVGSFPALNARPQSLLDEWLHQITEELAAWDRDNPDRLSAPFAVNQIVHKSNDRLEADIATCEKWKVPITITSLGAREELNQAVHGWGGITLHDVIDDRFARKAVEKGADGLIPVAAGAGGHAGVQSPFALVQEIREWFDGPVALSGAIGHGRSILAAQACGADLAYMGSAFIATAEANADPGYKNGIVEGRAADIVYSNLFTGVHGNYLRGSIAAAGMDPDNLPEGDLKTMNFGSGGNTKAKAWKDIWGSGQGISPVRSVLPVADFVAELEAQYRDAYAELQAKVRL